The following coding sequences lie in one Rutidosis leptorrhynchoides isolate AG116_Rl617_1_P2 chromosome 6, CSIRO_AGI_Rlap_v1, whole genome shotgun sequence genomic window:
- the LOC139855079 gene encoding uncharacterized protein, translating to MSKFDEFDIGDVYEPVSHVTRYHQMIPSLLLESDILWQACFIGKTVSLKQSACIKRIQILDGQLVLSEVISWYKKANQKLMLLKVHFEKACDSVSLGYLNHLLASLGFRDKWRALITG from the exons ATGTCAAAATTTGATGAATTTGATATTGGTGATGTTTATGAGCCGGTTTCCCATGTTACACGTTATCATCAGATGATACCTAGCTTGTTGCTTGAATCAGAT ATTCTTTGGCAAGCCTGCTTCATTGGCAAGACTGTTAGCCTCAAGCAGTCTGCATGCATTAAAAGAATACAGATTCTTGATGGTCAGTTGGTTCTAAGCGAGGTGATTTCTTGGTATAAAAAAGCTAACCAGAAGTTGATGCTTTTGAAGGTACATTTTGAGAAGGCATGTGATTCTGTAAGTTTGGGTTATCTAAATCATCTACTTGCCTCTCTTGGCTTCAGGGATAAATGGAGAGCTTTGATTACTGGATGA